The proteins below come from a single Malus sylvestris chromosome 3, drMalSylv7.2, whole genome shotgun sequence genomic window:
- the LOC126615454 gene encoding uncharacterized protein LOC126615454 has translation MGKRDKKPRHQQRRAAFHYTEEDDGDGDYEGHSASKLTVSEEEEEEEEAAAEEEVAGEEVADEYPSTDMPSKFLLYQQSVQSPKGDISYLQKFFLMYVGGRLPLHLQEDFCGTALLSAEWLRTDPRRTAVGLDLDPEALNWCLENNINKVGSDGYSRISLFHGNVLQPLEAKLIKSEAEEQMRNISLSENGDGLESDGLESTLQESSSSSHDEKYLSNHPLPARDIVCAFNYSCCCLHQRAELVLYLKHALAVLSKKGGIFVMDLYGGTSSECKLRLQRRFANFTYVWEQAEFDIIERKTRISLHFHLKKQQKKIRHAFSYSWRLWSLPEIKDCMEEAGFKSVHFWLRKMQDSGEIRRTEGFGVGRDIKYEEVKHFQQHDSWNAYIVGVA, from the exons ATGGGAAAGCGCGATAAGAAACCGAGACACCAGCAAAGGAGAGCTGCCTTCCACTACACTGAGGAAGACGATGGCGACGGTGATTATGAAGGTCACTCCGCTTCCAAGCTCACTGTTtccgaagaagaagaggaggaggaggaggcggcggcggaggaggaggtTGCCGGAGAAGAGGTTGCTGATGAATACCCATCAACTGATATGCCCTCAAAGTTTCTTCTTTATCAACAATCTGTACAG TCGCCGAAAGGAGACATAAGCTATTTGCAGAAGTTCTTTTTGATGTATGTGGGTGGGAGGTTACCTCTCCATCTCCAAGAAGATTTCTGTGGCACTGCACTCCTTAG TGCAGAATGGCTCCGGACTGACCCGAGAAGGACTGCTGTAGGGTTGGATTTGGACCCTGAAGCGCTAAACTGGTGCTTGGAGAACAACATAAACAAAGTTGGGTCTGATGGATATTCCAGAATATCCCTCTTTCACGGGAATGTCTTACAACCTCTTGAGGCCAAACTAATTAAGTCTGAGGCTGAGGAGCAGATGAGAAACATTTCACTCAGTGAGAACGGAGATGGTTTGGAGAGTGATGGATTGGAATCTACTCTTCAAGAGAGCTCTTCTTCCTCACATGATGAGAAGTACTTGAGCAACCATCCGTTGCCTGCTAGAGACATTGTGTGTGCTTTTAACTACAGCTGTTGTTGTCTCCATCAACGTGCTGAACTGGTTCTGTATCTCAAGCATGCTCTTGCTGTCTTGTCAAAGAAAGGTGGAATATTTGTAATGGATTTGTACGGCGGTACATCCTCAGAGTGCAAGCTAAGGCTTCAAAGAAGATTTGCCAATTTTACG TATGTTTGGGAGCAAGCTGAATTTGATATAATTGAGCGCAAGACAAGAATTAGCCTCCATTTCCATCTCAAAAAACAGCAGAAGAAAATTCGACATGCATTTTCATACAGCTGGAGGCT GTGGTCTCTGCCGGAGATCAAGGACTGCATGGAAGAGGCAGGCTTTAAGTCTGTCCATTTTTGGCTGAGGAAGATGCAAGACAGCGGAGAAATCCGAAGAACAGAGGGTTTTGGTGTTGGGCGAGACATAAAATAtgaagaggtgaaacattttcagCAACATGATTCATGGAATGCATACATCGTAGGTGTTGCATAG